The stretch of DNA TTACATATGGTATATAGCTACTTTACATCTTGAATATGGGAGATGATGAGTTGATTAGATAAATAAGTAAGATGTGACGGGGCCGAGGTATTATTAAATGTTCTAATCTGCGGCAGAGGCAGAATTAGAAGCGGCTCGGCCCATGCAAGGATCACTTACAGTTCTGCCCATCAAGGATATATGGTGTTGGGTATACAGATTAAGTGTGTCTTCCCAAAAGTAACGGTGAGTGAGATTGATCCACCAAGAAGTCAGGGTGAGTTAGCATTTTCTTGGAAAGCCTTTGGGGTAGTGCTTCCAGTATGGGTTGCCGCCTGCCGCTGGCTGTTAAGGGAGATGAGTGGAGAGTCTCCAATGACGCTGTTGTGGCAATACCTGGTTGGAAAAGCTACTAAAATCTGCAGGTATAATGTGAGCATAACTTTGTGGGCCAACTATAGAGCTACGGCACGCACGAGGAATGAGGCATTCGAAAGCAGCTACCCCCATTGCGTCTCCAAGCTTGAAAGCGACACGATCTCCAGGCATATACTGGACGTTGCGCCTCCACTCGCTCGATAAGGCATCCATGACGCGCTGGGGTGCGGGGTATTGGGATTCAATGTCAGCGAAAGAAGAGGTGCTTTCGAGTCTGGAAACGGTCAGATAACCAGGTCAAGAAAAACTGAGATCAACGGTGGGAATACGCCTGACTTGGTTATATACTGCAATGACGACACGCGCTTGCACAATCGATCTATGACGCTCCACATTCCCTAACAGTCGCCTCTTTGGGTTTAGCTTCAAATGACGTCATAGCTTCGATCATTACAATCGGAAAAACAATTCTTCCACCACACTCCGTAGAGATATTTGTTAAAATCCTTCTTTACGTTACTTCGTTGTAAGTATTAACACATTTATTATTTTCTAGCCAGCTTTCCTACCACAGAATCGACATAGTTTCCAACAATTCGCCCGATGGTTCCAGCGGTTTGAATACCGGAGGAAAGACTTGCTACCGCATCTCCCGCAAGTGCCCAACCTGTTGACGACATGGAAGAATTCCTTGCAGATTGTCTTGCACCTGCAGTCATCATCATAGCGGCCTTGATTGAATCCAGTTCGTTTAAAACCTCAACTCCAACAGACCGCACCCACACGACCCGTTCATCTTCCATTGAATACAATTTGTGAAGCTTGTCACAAGCGGACATCACGGTATGATTAGCCAAATATCTCTCTTGTGTGTAAGGCAGGAGTGCCGTATATGAGCCTACAATAAAAGTCAGAAAGATATTCAAAGCTACTGTTATAAGACTATACCTATATCACCACCAGAAAGTATGCTGTTCTGTATACACCTTGCAAGACATTCAGCATCAGCCAATCCCAAATTCAAACCTTGTCCTGCAAGTGGGTGAATAGTGTGTGCTGCGTCACCAACGAGAACAGTTCTCCCCTTAGAACCGTCACCAATATATGATTCTGCGTGATTGAATCTCAGAGGGAAGGATGCCATAGTCCCCGATTGTAGCTGTAATACAAGCGGCGGAAGCATTTCAGAATCCGCAGGAGGTATACCCTGATTAGTTATGCCAGCGGTTCTACAGGAATATGCCGAGTTCTGGTCGATTCCATGAGCGTGTTCTCGCCATTGGATTTCTTCTCGAATTTCATCTGGAGAAAGCGGAGTACCGGCTGCATGGGCGTCCACAATCCTGTTCTGGAGATATTTCAGAGATGCATAAGGCAAACGAAAAGCGGCATTGATCATGCAAGAGAGGACACCAGGGTCAGATGCAAGCAGAGCTTTGGCGATCGGTGGTTTCGTTGACCAGACTAGCGAAGATACAGATGGAGACAGTGGAAGGAATGCAATGGGTCCTGTAGGTAAAAAGCGTTGATATCCAGTTGTGTTTGGACCTTCATAAGCACCGCGGGGGAAATGGTTCAAGGTGGCAACTATTGCTTGTGTATCGTAAGCCCACCCGAAGGATGGAATCTGGGCAAATTGCCGAACGGGTGAGTTGAACCCATCTGCACCAACCTTTATTACCGCTCAGCTCTACGTCCCAATAAAATTTCGGGAGGCTTACCAAAAGTCTTGCCCTTAATGTTGTTTCGTTATCTAGGTGAACTAATGGCCATCCTCCTCGATCTGAGCTGTCATTTTCAATGGATGTGACTTTAGTTTTTTGAAGAACCTGAATTTCAGGTATATTGTCCAAATGCCGAAGAAGGCCCCGTTGGAGGTTCAAATTTTCAGTCAACCGAGCCATACTAGACGTAGAAGGCAAATCATTTGACGAAAATTCAATCCGTGCATCAGAAATCCCGTCCCAAACCTGTGGTGTTCAGTTCAATTCATGACTGGCCGTATCAGCAGATATGATTCTCACTTGTAGCTGTTCAACTTGGCAAGTCCGGGTTTCGTCGACATAGCTCCATGCACCAATATCTGAGGTAGAGAGTAAATGGCACGATATATACCGTGTTATGTGGATATATTTACCTTGTAAAAATGACCGGGATGTATTTGTTAATGAACTGACACGGTTGGAGAAGGACTCGGGAGGTGGGTTCCAAGATTTGATTTGGGTAAGGTCTCCACCTTCTACAAGTGTAACGCTAACATTTTTACGcaaggatgatgaagagccTAGTACACAAGTCAGTTTCTGAAAAATCAGACGAAGAAAAACGTACCCAACGCGCTCGCCAGAGCAAGTCCTGCCGGCCCACCTCCAACAATAACGATATCACTATTCACGACATTCGTAGAAGCACGCGTCGAATTTCTTCTGACTAGCTGCAGACCGGCAACTTTCCTGTACACAGCTAGACGCGCCCAAGTGACCTTGGTGGGTGTCGAGGCGAAGGACGACATTGGACCTATACTGACGGCACGTGGGACCAACACAATGGACTCCTCCGGCGCGCGCTGCCGCCCATCATCACACCGTTGCCCTTGTTTTCCTCCTGCATGGCAGCCCCTGCAGGTCCTGTATCTGCTGCTCAGGCTATTGGCGAATACCTACAGTCTCCGGATGACCTTGTGAAAGTCTCTGCTTTCCGAAAGAAActagagaaagagaaagccTCTATCGATACTAGGCTTAAAAATGGCGTCAAGGAACAATTACAGGCAACACGGCTTGGCTTGAAGAAATTCTTGAGCACTCGAGATAATGTCCAGGCTATTAAGGATGAAATGATGACTATAGAGAAGGAATGTGAAGATCCCTCTGTCCGTGTAGCTACATTCGATCAGATTAGCAGAGTGAGTTGTTGTCCGCTTTCCCGTCAAGGTTCATTATAATGACTTCCTATAGGTATCCATGGTTCACCGCAATTTTGAATCGACTGAAGAAATGGTCAACAATCTGCTTGATATGGCTGCTCAATTGGACGATCTGGAACAAATGCTTGCTGCTGACAGCAGAGAAATCATCGGGCCGTCCCCTAATCTCTTAATTATACACTTTCAACTCAACCAACTTGAACGCTTTCGGAACCAAACTATGCATCAAGCCAAGAAGGCGTCTGCAAAGTCACAGGAAACTTTAACTAGATGGTTCGAACGCTTGAATAAGATGATCGCAGCTTTCGATGAACACATACTTCAATTGGCTCAGAATGTGCTACCGCTGGTTCGAGCAGGCCATTCCGATGTTGTTGTAAAATTGATCAAGATAGCAGAAGTAGAAGgcaaagaagatgaaaaggTAGGATACTATTTCACGAGATTGTTTTCATGGCTCATAGCCATGTCTTCAGACAGTTGTTATGCGTTTTGTCAAGAAAGCAGCCAAAATCGATGCTGCGCTCAAATTTAAATCGTTACAAGCGGATGCGCGAGTGCTCAAGCATTATCGCTCCAAAATAATGAAGGCTATTACCCAGTCGATTCATGACAAGATTGAAGATGCATATAAGAGCTCGGAAGACAACCCCGTCGCTTTTCTTGGTAGTCTGACGTGGTTATATCAAGACATTCTTCGAGTCGAGAGTGATGTGGTCCCTTGCTTCCCAAAGGACTACGATATCTACTCTCTTTACCTCCGGGAATACCACAAAGCCCTCAATGGAGTTGTCAAAAAGATCGCGACCGCAAAATCGGACGCAAGCGTCCTTTTGACCCTTTACGACTGGCTAAAGGAGTATAAAGCTAATATGAAGGAGCTCAACGTTAACCCGGAATTGCTTGAGCCCCCGCTGTTGGATGGAAAGGAACAAACTCTTATTGAGGATTATGTGCAACTCATCATACGAAAACTTGACGAATGGTCGAAGAATCTCATGAAAACTGAAGTTGCCGAATTCACTAAACGCAGCGAGCCTCCTGAACTGGACAGCGACGGGCTCTATGGGACTCAGGGTggcatcatcctcttccaaaTGGTCAATCAACAAATTGATCTTGCTACTGAGAGTGGCCAAGGTGCGATTCTTGCCCGAGTCGTCGGAGAAACCAACAGGGTTATGCGCGGCATTCAAGATCAGTGGTCCAAAGTTGTCGAAACCGAATTCAAGAAGCAAATTGAGAAGCCCGAAGAGGTTGCCGGAGGTCTTGTGGAGTACTGTATCGCATTGGCCAACGACCAGATCAAATCCGCAGATTTCTCTGAATCATTGCTTGCTCGTATCGAACCACTGGTTTCTGAAAAATATAGGGTCCCAATTAATGAACGACTCAATGATGCCATTGACGGCTACCTGGACGTGGCGAAGAAATGCATGCAAACCCTCATCGATATAATATTTAACGATCTTAAACCTGCCACCAAGAACCTCTTCCAACTTCCCTGGTACGATGGGGTTATGAAACAGATTGTTGAGACCATGAGAGATTATATGACAGACTATCAAAGCTATCTCAATTCTTCCTTACTCGAATTGCTCGTAGAGGACCTCATCGACACATTCCTTTTGACGTACCTCAATGCCCTTGCTAACGCGCCGAAACTGAAGATGCCTATGGCAGCAGAAAGGTTTAAAGAGGATATTACAGAAGTTTTCCAGTTCTTCATCACGTTGGCTCCCACTAAGGAAGTAGAGGCACGATTTGAAGTCCTAGAATTAATCCTTGCCATGCTGGAGGCTTCGAAGGATATTGCCTTCCTCTCATTCTGGGCTTTTGCCAAAGTTCATGGTCCAAACATCGCATTCGTTGAAGGTCTAATGAAATCACGAGGTGATTTTGACCGCTCTGCTGTTAGTGAAATCATGGATAGCATCAAACGAAAAGTAAAAGATGAAGGTCTAACAGATCGTACGTGTTATTGTATTTTTATTCGAGGCATCTCTGATTTGCGTTGACAGCTCCTGAACCTACCATCATGAAAAAGGTTAATGTTCAGAACGCGTTTTCTCGATTCCTACGGACATAATCAATCATCAGTGCAAATACCCCTTCCATATGTTACCCTATCCCTCCGTTTATCATTTGTATTTCTACATCAAGAAAACTGtatggatattctgccagtGTTTATTTAACTTATTTGCCGTTAATTTCCTATTAATTTGTACATTTACTCCGTCTTCGTCTTGTCTCCTGGCGCCTGAGTAGATCTATCTGGCAACACTGCCGCGATTTCGTCTATCTTCTTGAATTGCCACGGGAAACGAGATGGGTACAAAAAGGGGCGAAGGTCAAATCCTATTGGAATGTTAGACATATTGGCGCAGTATAGTATATCTCACTCACTGTTATCGTCGGGACTGTATGATTCCTAAAGAATGGATTGTTTCAGCTCATCATCATGATAAAATTATCATGAACAAACTAACAGCATGATAGGCAGGCGTCAACGTGGTCATCTTGTGTCGATTTCTTGCGTGTTCGAAGAAGAACAGTTTGACTTTCTCAGCAATCTGAATGGATGACACAATTATACTCTATTAAGTCTGGTAGGAATTACACTTACCTGTACAGGCGATAAGAAAGACCCCCATTCATGAACAAGTTTCGTAAAACTGCTGTAGGGCCCGCATTTCTCGATTTTTCGAAGGCGTCCAAAGACGGATAACTCATCATATGTCATCCCCATATCTGCCTAAGCATCCATAATGTTACGAATGACAACCTGTCATAGACAATGAGCAAAATACCTCGTCAGACTGAACATATGTCTCTGTAATGGGTTCCAATTCAGCAGTGGGGACTGCGTCTAAGAAACTATTCCGCTGTCACAAAGGTGCCGAAGGTCCAATAATGGAGCAAAAAATACCTTCGCAAAATTGGCAGATTAAACGAATATTCAGCATATGCTATAAACTTTTTCAGGTCGGTTTTGCTGATACCACCAATTGGGTTAATATCAGCTGCAAATATGCCAACGTCAGCAAGACATATATTTTAATAGAACCATACTCACCCGAAGAACAGTCATACTTGGTAAGATAGCCACGAAGACTGTAGCTTGCTTTAGTGTCGCTCCAAAAAAGAATGTTTGTATTAAAAACCTTTCATCGACGTTGGCACTTCCAAGGACAAGCAATCCCCCATTTTTACCTCTAACCCAAGGTAAAAGCTGAGCAAACATGTATGCGAGAACCATTCTCAGTCTAGCCTAAAAAGTCTAGATGTTAGAATTAGTCAAGTTGTCGAGTGGTCCAAAATCTCACTTGTATGTTTTGTAACGCCAGGTTTTCTGCATTTGAGCCGCCTTGGGATCTGAATTGAGGGCGAGCCCCGGTGACGAATCCGAAAAGTTGTCGAACCGCAGTGACAACACTGTCCATGTTAAGATCTATGTGATAACTAAATATTTGTTAGATTAAAGAACTCCGAATCAAAATCAAGCCCTTTACCCGCCAATTGCCTCTGAAAGTTGTTTAGCTCTTTGTCTGGTTTCATTGCTGGAATTCTCCGTGCCCATGTAACAAGTATGGAATATTCTATTTGAAAATTCACGGGGATCGAGTGGCAGGTACTCTGAATCTTCGGGTTCGCCAGTCATCCGTCTTGCGTCTGCAATGACTTGTCTTTCTGAACAGAGCGAATCAGTGAAATGATTTTTAAGTCCCCTTTCGGACAATGAACTAATTTGTCACCTCCCCTGGCGGCAGCTTCTGCAACCAGTCTGCACATAGAGTATACAATGACGGCAGTAGCGCAGCTATCAATTCCACCGCTAAGAGGAATAAAATAACCCTGAGTTCGTGAGCGCCGCAAGTAATCCCAAAGCCAGCAAGCAGGGCCTAGgctagaaaaatatgtaaaCATGGGGTGTTGAGTGATCTTCGCTTTGTTGATTTAGACGCTGCAGTACTTACGCAATTTCCTCCTCGGGAAGATGATATTTCACAGGAATAGATTTACTTCCTATAAGACCAGCCATATCTTCTTCCTTTATTTCATCAAATTTGCCTCTTGTTAGAGCGAAGTCGACTTCCACTCTATGGTAAGATTCTGATGATGCAGCTTGCATGCTTCTACTTGACTTTGCTCGATGAGCCCTGACATCTTCGATATCGACCGTTGCAGTCACAACTTCAACGTCCGATAAAGAAAATTGAGACCCTTGAGCTACCACTCGCCCATTAACCGCTATCATGGCACAGCCGTCGTAGTATAGACGATCGCCGTCACATCCTTGTTGGTTGGCGTATAAGTATATACCTCCAAGCTAGAAGTACTTCAGGTGAATAGAAAAATAGAAGCACGTCTGTAGATACCTTTAAAGTTGCTTCTTTGATCAATTCAACTCGACGATATAGCTTTCTCAACTCGTGGTGACTTCCGCTTGAGTTTGTGAATATTTCTACGCCATCCAGACCCATGAGTATGTGTGGACTAAGGACATGGATCAGCCTATTTAACATTGTAAAAAATACTGTGAACTACCAACCTAGCAGGTGTAAAGAGTTCTTCACATAGTTCTACCCCAATACACGTATCCACAGTACTAATTACCGCGTCACCGAACGGAACTTTAGTCTGTTACAAGGGTTGAGAATATGTCGATTCATATTATGTATGATGTATGACCTGTTTAGTAACTGCCTGGATGATTCGAGGCAAATAATGATCTTCCCATTGCCTATGCTTCGTCCAAGGGGTGAAATACCGCAATTCCCGATAATTTCCGTCGTTGGCTAGCCACATTTTGGGACGGATAAGTAATACCTTTTTGTCATGAACAATAACACGACAATTATAAATGACGTTCTTATGGACCACGGGCCTAAATCGATATAAGCAAAGCTGATGGGCCTCATGAAGACAAGGCGAACTCACATTCCAATGTCACAAATTATTCCCATCGTTTCCTCGGAAGACAGAATCTTTGCGAGTACCTCCCAAGAATGAAGGATCGTATCACCTATGCTGATGGTCAGCAATGATCCTAGATTCATAATGATATACTAACCTTCGAGAAAGTGGTCTAGACAACCATATCCACTGTCATGTATCTCAGTATTTTGCAAGAGATAATTAACCAAAGAACAGAGCTTACGGAATTTCAAGTTCTGGACCTACTCGCAAAGTCGCTCCACGTTCCTTTGCAATGGCGATACTTGCTAAAATTCGTTCATAGTTTCCCTGGCCATGTATTAGGAGAACTGTGAGAAGCACTCCCTACTAACAGCATACCCACCTGAAAATCTAAAGCCCATTGATTGAGAGAGCTTGATCTTGATCAAAAATAGTAGTAGCATTGGTAAAGCAAAGAATATACCATCTTGAGAAGGCATGGCTTAGTTGGTGACGGGGTTAAGGAAGTAAGGACAAAGTTTACGTAGCCAATGTGATGAGGTGACCCATCCCGGCCCGTCTTGCAAACGTTTGGCTAGTTTGTTATCGTCGATTTCGTGACGGTAGTTGCACTAAGGCAAAGACAAATTCAGAGCACAGATGGTGGAGAATCTCCGAGGTGTTGTTATCAAGAACGAAGAGACAACAAACCTCCCAACTGTTTGTGAAGTCCGGCCCGGACTTGTTTCGGgattgcgccaccgcgcgGCCTCTCTTAGACTCTCATTCTCTCATGTGTCGGTGTGCGTGTAAAGTGTCAGAAGAAATGAAAATTCTATACGTGCTCTATGTGATGATAAGCAAAAAGGGAATAAGGATGCAAGAGGTATTACTGAATGTAGAAGAAATAATGAACATGCAATGATACTAGTACTTTACAACGAAATAAGGGAATACACCAAGTTGATACTCAGATGCCTCTACGCAGTGGTATTCGAATACGAGGGAGGGGCTAAGAAGGACATCAACAACCGATACACAGTGGAAGCTAAACCAGAAGACGTACCTGGCGAACGACTGCCAGATTTGAGGAGAGAAGCCAATGTAGATCTTTCTTCGTCCGAGAAGTTGTCGGCGAGGCGAACAAGACCATCCAAGATAACTTTACGGTCGCTCTTCGTCAACTCGATCATCTGCCTCAAAAGATGGTCCGCCTTGAGTTGAGCGACTGTCTGAGAAAGGTCCAACTTCTCAAGGGCTTCAGCCACTTGGCGATAGTCGGTATCTGAATCGATACCAGCCAGTGAATCAAGCAAGCGTGAGCGATATTGGTACGTTGCCTCAGGGGTCGCCTCCGCAAGGATTGCCAGAGCGCTGGATCGGGCTACACGTGCACGCAGAGCCCAGTAGAAGTGACGCCTGGCATTCTTCCAAACAGCAGGTTTGGCGCAACCTTTGGCTTCCATACGACCAGAGCGACTAATTACACTGTCAGTCAAACAGAGGAGCGATCAAAAAAATATACTTACTCATGAAGATCAGCATATAACAACGCGATCTGCTTGTACGTCGGTTGGAGTAGGGTCTCCCGTTCAGTGAGGGCGGCAGATGCGGCGGCACGTTGTTCAGGGGATTTCGAGGCATCCTTACTATCGCGCTTCAAGGAGGCATATGTAGAATCCAGCCTTTCCATGAGGGACAAAATCTTGTCACGGCGCATCTTAATCTCAACGATACCTTCAGGTTCGAGGACACCGGCACGAGCTTCGACATCGGCATACATTTCCATCTGCTCAGAATTGATGGATGGGTCAAGGACAACCCAGGCACCTCCGCGAAGTTCACCATTCGGGACAATGTACACGAAGACAGGTTGCTTGTAGCTTGAAAGTCCATCGACAATCTTCGAGCCCTGCTTCAAGATCTCGTCGTACATGTCTTGTTGTCCACCAGAGAATCCACGCCAGTTGGCGAAGATAATCAATGGCAGACCCTCCCTGTTGAAATCGAAAATAGCTTGAGCAGTCTTGTAGGCAGAGTTGGGGTACCACACTTGGCCAGCTTCCATGATACGCTGCTCGAATGAAGAGGGATTAGCGGGATCGGCAGGGACGACACGTTCGATGGTGCGGGTTTCGACAGCAATGACACCCATGGGGATTCCGCCAAGGCGAGCACGTCCAACGACAACTGTTTGCGCCCATCCGCTGAGTGTCTCTTGGAACGAGTCCTTGTCGAAGAAGCCGCTGAGATACTCCGACGAAGTCTCGTCAACTTTGCCTTCGATAAACCAACGTGGGTCATAGGCTCCTTTAGGGGGAGTGTAGTCGATGTCTCGATCCCAAGTATCAGGTGACATGCGAATGGGGAGAGGACCATTTTTGATTTCGGGGACGTAGGAGAGCCATTCTAAGATGTGGCTGGCGCCCTGTAAATCGCTGCTGGCTGTCAAGTGAGACACACCGTTCTTGAACATGATCTGGGTACCTCCCAGTTGGAGATTAGAGGTATAGACCTCTCTACCAAGAACCTTGTTCAAAGCAGGAGCCCCAGTCAAAATGATAGGTTGACCCTCGACCTGGACTGCACGTTCTCCCAGACGAACGAGATAAGCCCCAATACCAACTGAACGGGCGGTCACCAACGTGATGGTGAAAATATCTTCATACGCCCTAGAAGTTTCCCCGGCAATGAGACCAGAACCTTTCAAACATTCAACACCAAGGCCATCTTGAAGGCCAATGACATCCGTAATCTTGAAACGGCGTTCACCGTCCTCTTCAATCTCCACTGCCCTGACAGAGTCCGGTCCTTTCTCCTTGAGTTTAAGATAATTTTCAGGAGTGAGATAGAGGTAGTTGACACCCTTTTCAGGACGGGCAGGGTCGTTCCAAGCGGCAGAGAATAAAGGCAGAGCTTCTTCTGCCAAACCAATTCGAGCACCCGAGTTGGCCGACAAGTAAATGCGAGGCAAGCCCAAATCACGAGCGTACTGAGTGACAAGATAAAAGAATTGATCTTCAGATGGACCGAAGGAACCAA from Psilocybe cubensis strain MGC-MH-2018 chromosome 7, whole genome shotgun sequence encodes:
- a CDS encoding Ubiquinone biosynthesis monooxygenase COQ6, mitochondrial, giving the protein MSSFASTPTKVTWARLAVYRKVAGLQLVRRNSTRASTNVVNSDIVIVGGGPAGLALASALGSSSSLRKNVSVTLVEGGDLTQIKSWNPPPESFSNRVSSLTNTSRSFLQDIGAWSYVDETRTCQVEQLQVWDGISDARIEFSSNDLPSTSSMARLTENLNLQRGLLRHLDNIPEIQVLQKTKVTSIENDSSDRGGWPLVHLDNETTLRARLLVGADGFNSPVRQFAQIPSFGWAYDTQAIVATLNHFPRGAYEGPNTTGYQRFLPTGPIAFLPLSPSVSSLVWSTKPPIAKALLASDPGVLSCMINAAFRLPYASLKYLQNRIVDAHAAGTPLSPDEIREEIQWREHAHGIDQNSAYSCRTAGITNQGIPPADSEMLPPLVLQLQSGTMASFPLRFNHAESYIGDGSKGRTVLVGDAAHTIHPLAGQGLNLGLADAECLARCIQNSILSGGDIGSYTALLPYTQERYLANHTVMSACDKLHKLYSMEDERVVWVRSVGVEVLNELDSIKAAMMMTAGARQSARNSSMSSTGWALAGDAVASLSSGIQTAGTIGRIVGNYVDSVVGKLARK
- a CDS encoding Exocyst complex component sec6; translated protein: MAAPAGPVSAAQAIGEYLQSPDDLVKVSAFRKKLEKEKASIDTRLKNGVKEQLQATRLGLKKFLSTRDNVQAIKDEMMTIEKECEDPSVRVATFDQISRVSMVHRNFESTEEMVNNLLDMAAQLDDLEQMLAADSREIIGPSPNLLIIHFQLNQLERFRNQTMHQAKKASAKSQETLTRWFERLNKMIAAFDEHILQLAQNVLPLVRAGHSDVVVKLIKIAEVEGKEDEKTVVMRFVKKAAKIDAALKFKSLQADARVLKHYRSKIMKAITQSIHDKIEDAYKSSEDNPVAFLGSLTWLYQDILRVESDVVPCFPKDYDIYSLYLREYHKALNGVVKKIATAKSDASVLLTLYDWLKEYKANMKELNVNPELLEPPLLDGKEQTLIEDYVQLIIRKLDEWSKNLMKTEVAEFTKRSEPPELDSDGLYGTQGGIILFQMVNQQIDLATESGQGAILARVVGETNRVMRGIQDQWSKVVETEFKKQIEKPEEVAGGLVEYCIALANDQIKSADFSESLLARIEPLVSEKYRVPINERLNDAIDGYLDVAKKCMQTLIDIIFNDLKPATKNLFQLPWYDGVMKQIVETMRDYMTDYQSYLNSSLLELLVEDLIDTFLLTYLNALANAPKLKMPMAAERFKEDITEVFQFFITLAPTKEVEARFEVLELILAMLEASKDIAFLSFWAFAKVHGPNIAFVEGLMKSRGDFDRSAVSEIMDSIKRKVKDEGLTDPPEPTIMKKVNVQNAFSRFLRT
- a CDS encoding glutamine-dependent NAD(+) synthetase translates to MGHLITLATSLNQWALDFQGNYERILASIAIAKERGATLRVGPELEIPGYGCLDHFLEGDTILHSWEVLAKILSSEETMGIICDIGMPVVHKNVIYNCRVIVHDKKVLLIRPKMWLANDGNYRELRYFTPWTKHRQWEDHYLPRIIQAVTKQTKVPFGDAVISTVDTCIGVELCEELFTPASPHILMGLDGVEIFTNSSGSHHELRKLYRRVELIKEATLKLGGIYLYANQQGCDGDRLYYDGCAMIAVNGRVVAQGSQFSLSDVEVVTATVDIEDVRAHRAKSSRSMQAASSESYHRVEVDFALTRGKFDEIKEEDMAGLIGSKSIPVKYHLPEEEIALGPACWLWDYLRRSRTQGYFIPLSGGIDSCATAVIVYSMCRLVAEAAARGERQVIADARRMTGEPEDSEYLPLDPREFSNRIFHTCYMGTENSSNETRQRAKQLSEAIGGYHIDLNMDSVVTAVRQLFGFVTGARPQFRSQGGSNAENLALQNIQARLRMVLAYMFAQLLPWVRGKNGGLLVLGSANVDESLRGYLTKYDCSSADINPIGGISKTDLKKFIAYAEYSFNLPILRSFLDAVPTAELEPITETYVQSDEADMGMTYDELSVFGRLRKIEKCGPYSSFTKLVHEWGSFLSPVQIAEKVKLFFFEHARNRHKMTTLTPAYHAESYSPDDNRFDLRPFLYPSRFPWQFKKIDEIAAVLPDRSTQAPGDKTKTE